In Trichocoleus sp., the genomic stretch GATTGTGCTGAATTAACCAGAAAGCAATGTGATGATGAACTTGAATCTTACCTGTAGATTGTTGGTTCCAGGTTTGAACAAGTTGCTTCATCTGCTGTACAGAAAGTTGTTTTGCGCCAGTGCTATAACCTGCCCCGATCGCCTTTAATTCTCGAAAAAATTCGGTGGCATTGTCATGAGTTGTATAAAAACTAATTTCATCTGCAATCACCTGTAGCTTTTGACCGATGAGCTTTTGCTTTAAAGCCTCAGGATCAGGCAAGGGATTTGCAGTAAACGGAAGATGAAGAAATTGGCAGATATTTCGCCACTCTGAAAAGCTATGACAGGTTGGGAAGGAGAGCAATATCTGACCTCCAGGTTGAAGCTGCTTCACTAATTTGAGAATGCTTGCTTCTGGATACTTAAACCACTGCAAGACAAAACCTCCAATAATCAAAGCATATTTTTGAGCAGCATGATTAAGTGCTTCGCCATCCAGTTGATAGAAGGAAACGAAAGGTTTTCGCTCTGGCAAAATCTCTAAATGATTGCAGCAAAATTGCAGCATTTTTAAAGAAAGATCGGTAACCTCGATTGAACGATCGGGAAAGTGTTGCACCAGTTCTTGAGTGATAAAACCTGTCCCGCAACCGATTTCTAAGATATTACCTTCAATTGGAAGATCGGCAGATTGAGCAAGAGAAACGAGCCGTTTGGCACTCTGTTTTTGTACGGTAGCAAAGGCATGATAAGCCGATGATGCTCGCCCAAATCGATTGGCAATTGTTTGCTTATAGTCATCTAATGAGTTTGAGATCATGCTATCAATGCCTGAAAAATTGAACTGACGAACGACCAGCATTCTTGTAGATGAGTAAACGGTAAAGCGTGACCTGCCTGAATTACCTCATAGTATTGGCTGTTCGTTGGAAAAGCTGCCCAAATGTCTTGTCCTTTTATAGGCGAGACAATTCGATCGCTAGAACCATGAAAAACAACTTTTTTGGGAATGCTTTCTAGCACATCTACAGGTAAGATTGCCTGGTTTAATTGATGCAGATCAGCCAGCAATAAACTTGAACACTGAACTGTAGAAGCAGGATAATTAGTCGTGGGATAGTAACACTTACGCCGAAAATTATCGAGAACAAGTTGCGGATTTTGCTCAAGCTGCTCAATCATCTGCTGTACGATCGCCTGAGAACGTTTTCTGGCAGGATTAGAAGCAGGATGAAATTCAAGAAAGCTGCTAAAAATAATGCATACATCAGCTAACTTTAATTGAGCGATCGGGCAAAGATGCAGCCCATAGGAATGAACTAAAATGATTTTTTTAGATTCTAATTCCTTGAATTCGGGTTGAATGGCTTGCCCAAAATAGCCGCGATCGAAGGTCTGAAAATTACAGCCGATTTGCTCAAAGATCAGCTTCCAGGCTTCCCAGCAAGATCGATCGAAGCCCCAGCCGTGATAGGCAATTACTTCAATAGCCATAGAAGAAAAAGAATTAGTCAGAGCCTTAGAGGACATGAAACACAGCTATAGCTTCCAAGTTCGAATCGCTTGAATTAAGGTTTCTAAATGTGCAGAGTGGTGTTGACTGGAGAGCGCAAAGCGAAGTCGGGCTGTCCCGCTAGGAACGGTCGGTGGACGGATTGCAGTTGCTAAAATTCCTTGTTTTTCTAACCAAACTGCAAGGTCTAATGTTTGTGCTTCTTCCCCCAAAATCATGGGGACAATCTGCGAATCAGAAGCGGCTGTATTGTAACCCAATTGATGAAGGTGATAACGCAGATGTTTGGCTGAATACGTCAAATTCTCGCGTTCTAATTCCAACTTGGGCATAAGGTCTAAAGCAGCCTCGATCGCTCCAATAACCGCAGGCGGCAAAGCAGTGGTATAGATTAAACCAGGGCAAAAATTAATCAAGTAATCTCGGACTTTCTGTGAGCAGACAACGAACGCGCCAAACGCCCCAAATGCTTTTCCAAAGGTGCCAACGACAAGATCAATTTCGGGCTGAAATGCAGCTAATCCCATGCCATTTTTTCCGAGCACACCCAATGCATGAGCATCGTCTAAATAGAGAATGGCATTGTATTGATTTGCTAATTGAATCAGTGCCTTAATATCGCTCCGATCGCCATCCATGCTAAACACGGTTTCACTTACAATCATGACGCGATCGAACTGAGACGATAGCTTTTTGAGCAATGCTTCTAGACGAGTTAAATCTTGATGAGCATAGCGATGAAACTTAGCACCGCTCGCAACAATGCCCTGAATTAAGCTGTTGTGAATGAGCCGATCGCATAACACCAATGATTGGCGATCGAGGATAGTGCTAAGGATAGTCAAATTTGCCTGAAACCCTGAGTTAAACAACAAAGCGGCTTCCCGTCCACAGGCAATTGCTAACTTTGCTTCAAGCTGATGATGAATCTCGTAGGTTCCTGTTACGAGTCGAGAAGCGGTTGCTCCAGTGCCATAGTCTTGAGTGTACCGTTGCGCTGCTTCAATCAATGCTGGATGCTTGGACAATCCGAGGTAATCATTAGCGCTAAAGTTCAGCAAGCGCTGTCCGGCTTTACGAACATACACTGCATCTTCCGGAACGAGGGGATTGAGCGATCGGAGCCGCTGTTGCTGTACTCGTTCCGCCAAGGCGCGATCAATAAATGTGAACTTAGAATGCGTCATACCGTGATCCATCATAGAGGCTTGCGGCAGCGGAATAACGCCATTCCAGTACAATTCAACAAAAAAAAGGGCGAACCGATCGCCCCTAAGGATGTTCTGAGACTGAGACTTGAAAATAAATCTATTCGTTCATAATGACAGTCGTGTTGCCGTCTGTATCTTCATGAACAATATCCCCGTCGCTTGTCACTGCAGTAACGTTGCCCTCTGCATCTTCATGGACAGCATTTCCTTGGTCGTCTACTGCTGTAATGCTGCCGTCTACATCTTCATGGACAGCAACCCCATTGTCATGATCCACCACCGTTGTACTGCCGTCCCCGTAGCCAACTACATCGACTTGTGCCGTTGCAGGCAAGCTAAACCGTAAAGTTAAAAGAGCCGCACCGCAGAGAAGTACCAGTAGCTTTTTCATTTCGTTACCTTAATAATGCAGAGTGATGAATGCTAACACCTTGGTGTTGTGCCTATTATGGAAAATCGAACCAAATTTTGGATGAGAAAAAATACTTGAAGGTGTAGCGTAATAGACAAATAAATTGACAAAGCTACGGTGATTACGGATGACAGCAAAGTAAACCAAACTGCATCCGGGTTGACCGATCCTAGGCTTTGCTCTCTTTAATATTGAAAGGGCATGTATGAAAGGTGACAAAATGACAGTAGCTGATGCGCGATCGATCAACTGGAACACCGTTCTTTCTGAGCTAGAGGGCATAGAAGCGATCCAGGATGCAGGGCAAGTTGCCAAACTCTCAAAGGATTACTACACCTACAGCCCTATTCTGCAACCCCTGTTAGATGACAAAGTTGCAAAAATGGTGGTGCGTCCGACGAGCGAGGCGGAAGTGCTGAAAGTGGCGGCAGTTTGTGTGAAACATCGGATTCCACTTACGGTACGGGGAGCAGGTACAGGCAACTACGGTCAATGCGTTCCACTTCAGGGGGGTGTGATTCTTGATCTGACCAAAATGCAGGCGGTTAGATGGGTCAAGCCAGGCATTGCTTGTGTTGAACCAGGCGCAAAGTTATCGGCGATCGACAAGCAAACTCGTGAGCAGGGCTGGGAAATCCGCATGGCTCCTTCAACCTATCGGACTGCAACAATTGGCGGGTTTATCAGTGGTGGTAGTGGTGGGATTGGTTCAATTACATATGGGCTACTAGCCGATCGCGGCAATCTTCATGCTGTTCGTGTTGTCACCATGGAAGACGAACCTCGTGTGATTGAACTACGGGGTGATGCGGTGCAAAAGGTAAATCATGCCTATGGCACAAACGGCATCATCACTGAACTGGAAATCCCCCTTGCTCCGGCTTATTCCTGGTCAGAACTGATTGTCACCTTCCCTGATTTCATGACGGCTGCCCGGTTTGGTCAAGTGTTAGGCGATTCTGATGGACTGATCAAAAAACTGATTAGTATCTTTGCAGCCCCAATTCCACAATACTTCAACGCTCTCCGAAATTGCCTCACCCCCGAGTCGCACTGTTCCTTCGTCATGATTGCTGAGTCTTGTCTGGAGCCATTTGAAGAACTGGTTAAGGCATTTGGCGGGGCGATCGTCTACCAAAAAACTGCACAGGAAGCCAGTAAAGGAGTTGCTCTGGGAGAATTCACCTGGAACCACACAACGCTTCACGCTCGCAGCATTGATCCTTCATTGACCTATCTCCAGACAATTTTTCCAGCAGACCAAGAGTTAAAGCTGGTTGAGCAGATGTATCATCATTTTGGCGATGAGGTGATGATGCACCTGGAGTTTATTCGGGTTCAAGGAGCAGTGATCCCAGCAGCTCTTCAGCTAGTTCGCTACACCACTCCTGAAAGACTCTTTGAAATTATCCAGTATCACGAAGACTGTGGCGCATTCATCGCCAATCCCCATACCTATGTTCTAGAAGACGGGGGACGAAAGGCGATCGATCCTATTCAGCTTCAGTTCAAAGAAATGGTCGATCCCTATGGGCTGCTGAATCCTGGCAAAATGCGGGCATGGGAGGAAAGAAGCTAGAGAAGAGCAGGGGATAGGGATTTGGAGAGAGTCCTTGCGTCTTCGCGGCCCTCTTTTATCCCTCATTTCTCATCCCCTAGTCCAGTTCTCTTCGTCCCTCCAGTGCTCTTGCCAGCGTGACTTCATCTGCATACTCCAGATCGCCGCCCATCGGTAGCCCAAAGGCAATGCGCGTCACTTTTGTAAAGGGCTTGAGCAGTTGCCCGACATAAAGCGTGGTTGTTTCACCCTCGACACTCGGACTAATTGCCAGAATCACCTCTTTGATATCCTGCTTGCTGACGCGCCGCACTAGCTGTGTGATGTAAAGCTGATCTGGACCAATGCCATCCATCGGAGAAATCAAGCCGCCCAAAACGTGATATTTGCCCTTATACTCGCGGGTTTTTTCCAGCGCAATCACATCTCTGGAATCTTCGACCACACAGATTGTATTAGGGTCACGATTTGAAGCGCGGCAGATTTCGCAGACCGGCTCAGCAGATAAGTGAAAACACACTGAACAAAGCCCCACTTGCTGTTTCGCTTCCATCAGGGCTTGCGCGAGTGCCTGAACCTCAGATTCGGGTCGCTTCAAGATATACAAAGCAAGACGCTGAGCCGTCTTTGGACCCACGCCAGGTAAACGTTGAAATTGCTCGATTAACCGAGCCAAAGGTTTGGTATAAACCGTCGGACTGCCTCCAATGCGCTCCCTTTCTGATCATAGCGATTCGGAGAGAGGAATTGGGGCAGGGAGCAGGTAGTCATCAGGATCAGGGAACAGATGAGATGCCCCTAATCCACTGTTGCCATGCTCCAGTCAGGACGGAGGTTCTTTGCCTGCCGCAAATAGGGATGATAGATTTTGACGAAGGGATCAGGGGTGTTGATGTGAATTAGGAAACGGATGCAGCGAGGGAGGCTGCCTTCGACGTGCATTTGCTGGACATCGAGTAGCGGCACATTCTGCCAGCGAGGGCGTTGACGGGCGATCGAGGCTGGAAAGATGGCATCCAGATCCTTCGTTACAGAAAATGTGGCACTGATGATGTCGTCGGGGTCAATAGAATTGTGGTTCTCTAGCTCATCCAGTAGTTCGCTCACGGCTTCTCGAATTGCTTCTGCCGTGTTAACTGAAACCGTCGTTGCTCCACGAATTGCCCTTACTTTCCAGCCCACGTAAACAGCCTCCTATCGATAGCAGCAGCTTAGATTTGCTCTACAGTCTAGCTCGACATTAAGGACGATACATCCATAAAGGCAAGCCATTTGTGGAAACTTCAAACTCCATCCAATTTAATCCAGCGGCAAGACTGCTCATTTGTCCTCGACCTGGGATAAACCGATTGATGAAGCTTTTACGTTCCTCAAGCGTATAGCAGTGGGTTTTTTCAGGATCAAGCCCAACCAGTTCGGCTGCCCAGCGGCGGGCATCTTCTTCTGTGCCCAGGCGATCGATCACGCCAAGTTCCAGGGCTTGTTCTCCAGTAAAAATCCGTCCATCAGCAAAGCTACGAACCGTGTCTACACTGAGCTGACGGGCATCGGCAACAGTCTGGACAAACTGACGATAGCTAGTGTCAATCAGTTCTTGCAGAATGTGCTCCTCTGGCTCAGTCAGTTCTCGATCGAACGACAAGATATCTTTATAAGGGCCAGACTTAATCACCTTGAAGGAAACGCCGACTTTATCGAGTAGTCGCTCCAGGTTGTTGCCCCGCAGAATCACACCAATGCTACCCGTAATCGTACCGGGATTTGCCATAATGTGTTCTGCGCCCATGCCGATATAAACTCCGCCCGAAGCAGAGATATTGCCAAAACTAGCAATAATCTTCACTTTTTCGCGTAGCTGCTTTAAGGCACTATAAATTTCTTGAGAGTCTCCCACCGTTCCACCGGGGCTATCAATGCGGAGAAGGAGAGCCGGAAATTTTCTTTCTTCAACTGTTTTCAGGGCATCTAGAACAAATTTGCGAGTTGTACCTCCGATCGCACCTGCGATTTCAATGCGGGCAATTTGTTTACGAAACCGACGCTTAAGGAGCCAGACCATGTTTTGTGATGAGTAACAATAACGAATCAGAGCAGAACTTGTGTTCTAGTGAACCGAGTGCTGAATTCTAGTGTGCCTTATCTCTAATTGGGATGACCATTCGTCACAATAGCGATGTGACGCTTAAGAGCAGAAATTAAAGCAACGGCAATTTTTGGGGGATGAGCATCTTACCTGTTCAGGCGGGTGAGGGCACTCACTCCATAAGCGATTTAATTTACGATCCCCAGATCGACTAGAGTCACTGCTTGATTGCCAGTAACCCGATCGTTCATCACCTATCCAGAATTATGATTTCAAATTCTACCGCTTTAGAAAATAGTATCTCTGGTCATTCTGCCTCTGACCTCAGCCCGATCCGCCTGATCGTTTGTGACCTGGACGGAACCATTGTGGGAGAGTCAAATCAGATAAATCCTGGGGTGAAACAAGCAATTCAAGCAGCCCAGGCAAAAGGGGTACAGGTTGCCATTGCCACAGGCAGAATGTATCAGGCAGCTCTGCGGTTTTACCAAGATATCGGCTCAACTCTGCCGCTGATGTCTTATCAAGGGGCATTGATGAAGCACCCACAGACCGGGGAAGTTTTGCAGCATCTAACTTTGCCCAGTGAAGCAGCACGGAAGCTTCTAGACTACTTTGAGCAACCCGAACTGCGCGATCTCCTGTCAGTCCATTTTTATATTGACGATCGCCTTTACGTGCGAGAAATTTTGCCAGAGACGAAACTTTATGCTGAGCGCAGCCAGGTTGAGCCGATTTCTGTAGGAGATTTGCGGCTTGTCTTAGACCGAGAGCCAACCAAAGTTCTGGCACTAAGCAATGAACCTGCGGTGATCGATCGGTTGCTCACCTCGCTACGTCAGGAGTACACGCCTGCTGAACTCTACTTTACTAAGTCAGTTGCGACCTTCTTTGAGGCAACCCATCCTCAGGTCAACAAAGGTGCAGCCGTACGTCACTTAGCAGAGGATGTTTTAGGGCTTCGTCCAGAGAACGTGATGACGATCGGCGATAATTTCAATGATTTGGAAATGATTCAATATGCTGGGATCGGTGTGGCAATGGGAAATGCACCCGACGGGGTTAAAGCAGTGGCAAAGTGGGTTGCACCGGATGTGGAAGCAGATGGAGCTGTCGCTGCGATCGAGCAGTTTGTGCTGGCAAATCGAGCCTGAGCTGATAGCTCCTGTCCTGCCTGATTTTCGTTCCACAGATGGTCTATGAGCTGCTGATGCCTGTCCTCTATTTCTTGCTCAGACGCTGAAGCAAAAATCATCTAGCGTAAATTGCCCATCAAACGCATGGAAGGTGACGCGATTGATGTTCTTGATTGATAAGCGGAGGGATAGATTCGGTTGAGCTGTCGAGGATGAGCCAGCCAGGTTTGGCTCGGGAGTTTGAACGCGAGCAATTTCCCGGTTTTCTGCATCAAACGCAGTCATTACAGTTCGTCGAGAACTCGTGACAAAGCCGCAGACAAAATGGGCTGGCTGCAAGAAAATAGCCTCGACATAGCCACTTTTGGGCGCTCCCATCAGCACCATGGAACCAGAATAAGCCGGGTAAGCTGAATTTGAGGGGCAAATCGCAATTGCGTTGGCAAAAACCACACCCATTGACTCGTATTGGCGATCGACAATGGTAAACCGTGGCAACTCTTCCCAATCCAAACGGACACAGCGACTTTGACAAGTGAGGACTTCGGCAGGAGTCAGATCGATCTCAGAGAGTGCTGCTGCCGCAAAGGGCATTGCTTCTGAAGTTTCGATGATTTGTCGAGGTGCTGGCGCTGGAATAGGACGCTCAGCAGGAGTTCGAGAGACAGTGTTCGGTGGACGATCGAGTGGTTGAAAAGGTGTGGTCATAGATTCCCCCAGAATGGTTGTCGAGGGTTCAGTACGGTGTACTGGCGACCTCAAGTAAGATGAATTAATGTTGCAATTGCTTAATCCCCATAAAGAGTATTACGACAACGCAACAAAAGCGACTTCTTGTATCTTTTTTGACAGATGCCTCATTCGACTACAACTTAAGTCTGGCGAAAGAATGAACTAAGAGAACGGATGTGATTCGGAGAAGATAAGTTCCGAGAAAACTCGGATGACTTTTTCCCAATGCAAAGCACAAGTCCAAACTCCTCAATAGCAGGTTCCTCTGAGTCAAGATCGGATTGTAAGGAGTGGAGACCTGTGGACAAGAACCTATCAGTTTTGCTGGATTGCCTTGAACCAAAATCGGAAATGTGGTAATGCGACCCATCGACAAAAATTTTTGGCAGAGCTAAAACTGATGTGGAACTTACGGGGTTACTAAAACAGTTAGTGTTGCACCTTGACTGTATTATTGCTGAATTCTCTCAGAATAATCGTTGCGAATTGTACTATTTCGAGAAATTTGCAATTGTATTACTGATTGATTTCATCAGGGATCAGGGCACTAAACTTAAAACTACTTCATCAATTCTTTAAAGCAAGTTCAATATAGTTCATTTAGCCTTCATAGTCTATCCCCGAATTTTTATGCTTCAGCCGCCTGGTTTTCGTCAGCATACTGTTGTGACTAGTCTGGGCTCGATCGCCTATTATCAGCCTGATTTTGCTGCGCCTCATCCTTCTGGTAAAAAACCAACCCTCGTTTTCCTGCATGGGTTTGGGGGCGGTTCTTCTGCTTATGAGTGGTCGAAAGTGTATCCTGCCTTTGCTACTGAATATCCGGTTGTAGCACCAGATTTGCTGGGCTGGGGACGGTCGGATCACTTGCAGCGGGCTTATCAGATGGAAGACTATCTGGCGACAATACGAGAGTTCTTAGAGCAGGTGAGTGAATCCCCAGTGATTGCGGTTGCTTCTTCGCTAACGGCTGCGCTGCTTGTTCGGGTAGCTGTATCTCACCCCAATTTGTTTCGATCGTTAATTCTTAGTGCCCCTGCGGGCTTATCTGATTTTGGTAAGCCTTACGCCAATCCTCTCGCACAACTGCTGAAGCTGCCGTTTGCCGATCGGTTGCTTTATAGCACTGCTATTGCCACTCCTGCCGGAATTCGGATGTTTCTAGAACAGCGGCAGTTTGCGCGTGCCAACCGGGTTTCTCAAGAAATGGTTGATGCATATCTGGCATCCGCTTCACAACCAAACGCTGAATATAGCGCCGTTTCCTTTGTGCGCGGCGACCTCTGCTTTGATCTCGCAGAATATATCCCTCAACTCAAGACTCCAACTGCCATTTTCTGGGGCAAGCAAGCCCAATTCACAACCTCTGATTTGGGCCAACGGCTGGCAGATTTGAACCCGCAAACAATTCGTGCCTTAGAAATTCTGGAGGATACTGGGCTGACGCCTCAACTAGAATTGCCGGGAGTGACGATCGGTGTGATGCGGCAATTAATGGGGAGGCTGTGAGGAAAGTTTGAGAGAGCCTTAGGGGAGAGCAGTGAGACACCGAGAAGAGATATTGGTTTCCAGAAGTCGTTTTATTGTGCGGAAGTTACGGTAGATTAGGCAAAATTTGCCAGGCTGGCGGCGGGTTGCTGTCTCCGATCCCCTATCCTCTTAGAAAGCCCATTGCCTGTAACCCTTGACGGAGGCGGGTGGCTTCTGCAGGGTTGGATTGCTGGTGAAGATCGATCGCCTGCTGGAATGCGTGGAGGCTTTCAGGGACTTTACCAAGCTTAAGGAGGACAACGCCTAAGTTTTGGTGTGCTTCAGCATAGGCGGGGTTGAGGGTGATAGCTTGCTGGTAGTGGTCGATCGCCTGAATCATCTGCCCCATTGCTTTGAGCGTCATGCCTAAATTGCAGTGCCCGATCGCAAAGTTGGGGTCAATTGTGATGGCTTGCTCGAAGCAGTTTTTTGCACCGCTCAGCTCACCTTTGTTGAGGAGAAGGCTGCCCAAGTTGTTATAAGCTCCTAGCTTCAGGCTCTCTAGAATAGGCTGCTCCAAGGCGCTGCGGTAGTGCTGCTCAGCTTTCGGTAGATTAGGCGCTCGGCTATGGGCAATGCCGAGGTGATAGTGCAATTCATAGAGAATAGGGGGAGAAGCAGGAGACTGTAGCCCACGATTGAGAAGGGTGATACCCTGCTGAAGTTCACCCATTTGGACGTACAGCGCACCGAGTTTACTACAGACGTAGGGATCATGGGGATGGCTGGCAAGGAAACCTTCCATCATTTTTTTCGCCTTCTGGAGTTTATCGCGGCTGGCGATCGTTCCTGGCTCGTAGCCATAATGCAAAATTGCAACATCAGGTAAGTTGATGATCTGCCAATGGGGTTCCTGTTGCAGCAGATCGGCTACGCTGTCGTCCACCATCGCGTGATAAGGGCGAGCAAACCAAATTCGGGGATGGCGACGAAATAAGCGAGACACCAGCGAATAAGGAGACTGCACAGCTCCAACTTCCTGACGGATCAGGTTGACGACGATCGCCTGTTCTTGCCGGATCACCTGCTGAAGCTGCGGCACAATTTCTGGAGCCAGCATTTCGTCGGCATCAAGAACGAGAACCCAGTCCCCTGTCGCATATTTGAGGCATTCATTCCGTGCCTCAGAAAAATTATTGTTCCAGGGAAAGCAGTGCACCTGTGCCCCAAAGGACTGAGCGAGCGATATCGTCTCGTCTGTCGAACCCGTATCCAGCACAATCATTTCGTCCACAATTCCCTGAGCACTACTCAGACAACGAGCCAGTTGTGTAGCCTCGTTTTTCACGATCATGCAAAGGGAGAGGGACATGGGACTGAGGGATGGAGGAATTTGACGGATGAAGAACGCCGATCGTTTAATCGATTTTGCCAGTTTTCCTGTCTCTGCGTCCCCTGCTTCACTGGTGCTGTGCAACTCTAAGGGGCAAGTCTCGCTTTCTTGGCTCGGTTGGAGACATACCAGTCAGCGATCGTCGGTACCCAATTCTTGAACTGGAGCCAGATGAGTTCGCAAAGCTCTTGGGCTTCGAGTTGGGCATCTGCTTTCCAGCGCAGATCGAGCAGGTGCATCAGCGATCGCACATTTGCTGACATCACCCAGTGCTGCCGGATATCAAAAGGGATTAAGCCCCGCGCATGTTCTTCTGAAAAGCCTTGATTGATGCGCTGATGATAGCGTTTGCAAGCTTCTAAGCACCATTCCAGGTCTTCTTGCCGCAAGGATTCTGTATATTCATAGCGTTTACCCTGGCGATCGGTGTATGCCCCAAGTGGACGGAGATAGAACACCTCTTCGAGATCGCGCTTGCCTTCTACGACATCAATAATGCGCTGCCCAGTATAACGAAAGGATTGTACATCAAAAGAAATTCCAACCCGATGTGTACGGATCTGCTGCATTGTGGAGTGAGGGAAATAGCCGCAGTTCAGGACGATTTGGGGATGTTCTAAAGGACCATAATGTCCGCGATTGCCAGACAGCAGGTTTCGTACAACAACCTCGCCGCTCTTTGCCTCATCAGGAAACTGGTCACGCTCCGCCCAGACAAAACTCTCGGCATAATCCTGGTGCATCGCCGCATAGATCACCTGTTGCGGATTAGTGGTTTGGGAGAGAACTTCAACAGAAAAGAAACGATCCATAGCTCACAGGGCAGAAATAATCCGGCTCTCTAGCATACGACTTGCTGCTGCACCCACCACAAAATCTCAAAAAATCTCTAGGTTAGTGAGGTTGGAGGCGGGGTAGAAGGGAGAGAAGCAGGGCGAAGAGCTTGTTTTTCGATCGCCTTCATCGGCGGTTGTTGGCTGCTCACGAGTTGAGGCAGCTCGTTCAAGGCTTGCAGGCTCTCAACCAGGGCACGACAAACGAGAGGTTCAGTTTCGCGATTGAGCAACAGTCGAAAACAGTCTGCTAGATGAGTCAGGCTAAGCGGCAGTTCTTGTGGAAAACTCAGCGAAGCTTTTGTCAGGTGATGGGTGAGTTGCCGGACTGCCAGCAGGCGCTTAAGTGGATCAGCATCCGATAAGTCGGCAAAGAGTTGGTCAAAACGCCCTTCACTTTGAGCTGTTATCTTGCTTTTTTGATCGATCCATTGCCAGAGCAAAATCGCCAGAATTCCCAGAATTCCCAACCCCTGAAGAATCAAGCCGATCGCCAACCAGGAAGAACCTGCTTCGTGCCAGATCGCCAGCGTCAGATAAGTCGTAAAAAGGGTCAGAACTCCGCTACCTACGGTCACGATCAGCGATCGATCGGTCTGTTTCCACCAGGCTTTCCAGGTTGCCCAGGTGCGTTGTCCTTGTCCTTGCGTGAGCGAATAGACCAGAACGATCGCCACTAAGCCTGCGCCACCGGATACAACAAGCCGCCAGTTCCACAGCAGCAAAACGATCAACGCCGCAAAACTGACAAGCCACCC encodes the following:
- a CDS encoding tetratricopeptide repeat protein; its protein translation is MSLSLCMIVKNEATQLARCLSSAQGIVDEMIVLDTGSTDETISLAQSFGAQVHCFPWNNNFSEARNECLKYATGDWVLVLDADEMLAPEIVPQLQQVIRQEQAIVVNLIRQEVGAVQSPYSLVSRLFRRHPRIWFARPYHAMVDDSVADLLQQEPHWQIINLPDVAILHYGYEPGTIASRDKLQKAKKMMEGFLASHPHDPYVCSKLGALYVQMGELQQGITLLNRGLQSPASPPILYELHYHLGIAHSRAPNLPKAEQHYRSALEQPILESLKLGAYNNLGSLLLNKGELSGAKNCFEQAITIDPNFAIGHCNLGMTLKAMGQMIQAIDHYQQAITLNPAYAEAHQNLGVVLLKLGKVPESLHAFQQAIDLHQQSNPAEATRLRQGLQAMGFLRG
- the thyX gene encoding FAD-dependent thymidylate synthase, with amino-acid sequence MDRFFSVEVLSQTTNPQQVIYAAMHQDYAESFVWAERDQFPDEAKSGEVVVRNLLSGNRGHYGPLEHPQIVLNCGYFPHSTMQQIRTHRVGISFDVQSFRYTGQRIIDVVEGKRDLEEVFYLRPLGAYTDRQGKRYEYTESLRQEDLEWCLEACKRYHQRINQGFSEEHARGLIPFDIRQHWVMSANVRSLMHLLDLRWKADAQLEAQELCELIWLQFKNWVPTIADWYVSNRAKKARLAP